The sequence below is a genomic window from bacterium.
TTATGACCACCGGGCCGGGCTGGGCCTATCTCCGCATAGCCGACGGCTGCAATAATAATTGCTCCTATTGTCTGATCCCCAAGATAAGAGGGAGGTTCCGCAGCCGGACAATGGCTGATATCGTAGCTGAAGCCGGGATACTGGCAAGCCAAGGCGTCAAAGAGATCAACCTGATCGCCCAGGATACCACCAATTACGGCTTAGATCTGTATGGTGAAAGAAAACTGGGGGATCTGCTGCTGCTGCTGGACAAGGTCAAGGGTTTGGAATGGGTCAGGGTGCTGTATACCCATCCGGCCCATTACGATCAAAAACTGATCCGGGCCCTTAAACAAAGCTCCAAGACCGTAAAATATCTGGACATTCCCCTGCAGCACAGCGAGAACAGGGTGCTAAAATCCATGCACCGCGGAACTGATCGGACAAAAGCAGAATCACTTATCTCTGAGCTGCGGAAAGAACTGCCCGGTCTGGCAATAAGAACGACATTCATGACCGGCTTTCCGGGTGAGACAAAAACAGAATTCAATTCCCTGCAGGATTTCATTTTCCGGCAGAAATTCGAGAAACTCGGGGCCTTTGCCTTTTCTCCGGAGCCGGGCACCAAAGCTTTTAAGTTAAGCAAACAGGTGGGCCTTTTGCTCAAGCAAAGGCGGCTCCATGAGCTGATGTCCTTGCAGCGTAAGATCTCAGGCAGCTGCAACAGGGCCCGGATCGGCCAGGTATGCAGGG
It includes:
- the rimO gene encoding 30S ribosomal protein S12 methylthiotransferase RimO is translated as MIDSLNSLPGRKAYIVSLGCSKNRVDTEIMIGQLFRAGYRITGTLSQADAVIVNTCGFLQESVNEALSELAALAGHKKKTGFRLVATGCLVQRMGQELLREIPEIDSLVGVHGYKDIVSAVTGKKKLSVSKTACDHPVSFYRNRIMTTGPGWAYLRIADGCNNNCSYCLIPKIRGRFRSRTMADIVAEAGILASQGVKEINLIAQDTTNYGLDLYGERKLGDLLLLLDKVKGLEWVRVLYTHPAHYDQKLIRALKQSSKTVKYLDIPLQHSENRVLKSMHRGTDRTKAESLISELRKELPGLAIRTTFMTGFPGETKTEFNSLQDFIFRQKFEKLGAFAFSPEPGTKAFKLSKQVGLLLKQRRLHELMSLQRKISGSCNRARIGQVCRVLVEGPVIKGSPVPYKTGYSYYGRSYAEAPEVDGKVYIKTGKKLIPGSFVQVRIERVWDYDLGGIIDPH